From one Rhopalosiphum padi isolate XX-2018 chromosome 2, ASM2088224v1, whole genome shotgun sequence genomic stretch:
- the LOC132922236 gene encoding tubulin gamma-1 chain-like, with the protein MPCEMITVQLGQCGNQIGFEFWKKLCAEHGINPEGVLEPFATEGVGDRKDVFFYQADDNHYVPRAVLLDLEPRVIHSIMSSNYSKLYNPENVYLSKHGGGAGNNWASGFSQGERLQEEVFDILDREAEGGDSLQGFVLCHSIAGGTGSGMGSFILEHLTDRYPKKIIETYSVFPNQDEISDVVVQPYNSLLTLKRLAQSADCVVVLDNTALNRIATDRLHIENPSFAQINSLVSTIMSVSTATLRYPSYMNNDLVGLIGPLIPSPRLHFLMTGYTPLTTDHEDANIRKTTVFDVMRRLLQPKNMMVSTAQERSTIPHCYLSILNIIQGDVDPTQVYKSLQRIRERKTVNFINWGPSSIQVALSKKSPYVPTAHRVSGLMLANHTSISQLFQRVLDQYDKLRHREAFLDQFRKQNMFKDDLCEMDDSRAVVQNLVDEYLEATKDTYLQWQPKNVVNN; encoded by the exons ATGCCGTGTGAAATGATAACGGTCCAATTAGGCCAATGTGGAAATCAAA TTGGATTTGAATTTTGGAAAAAACTATGCGCCGAACATGGTATCAATCCAGAAGGAGTACTGGAGCCATTTGCTACAGAAGGTGTTGGCGACCGAaaagatgtatttttttatcaggCTGATGACAACCATTATGTGCCAAGAGCTGTTTTGTTAGATTTGGAACCTCGTGTCATACATTCAATTATGTCATCCAATTACTCAAAA CTATACAACCCTGAAAATGTATATCTATCTAAACATGGTGGTGGTGCTGGAAACAATTGGGCATCAGGTTTTAGTCAAGGTGAAAGACTACAAGAAGAAGTGTTTGACATATTAGATCGTGAAGCAGAAGGAGGTGATAGTCTTCAAGGATTTGTATTGTGCCATTCAATTGCTGGGGGTACAGGTTCAGGAATGGGTTCGTTTATACTTGAACACTTAACTGATCGATatccaaaaaaaataatcgaaacaTATAGTGTATTTCCAAATCAAGATGAAATTAG TGATGTAGTCGTACAACCTTATAATTCGTTATTGACTTTAAAACGACTTGCACAGAGTGCAGATTGCGTTGTAGTCTTAGATAATACAGCATTAAATCGAATTGCTACTGATCGATTACACATAGAAAATCCGTCATTTGCTCAAATAAATTCATTAGTGTCTACAATCATGTCTGTTTCAACTGCTACTCTAAG ATACCCATCATACATGAACAATGATTTAGTTGGTCTCATTGGACCTTTGATACCATCACCACGTTTACACTTTCTTATGACAGGTTACACACCATTAACTACTGATCATGag gaTGCTAATATTCGTAAAACTACAGTTTTTGATGTAATGAGACGGTTATTGCAGCCAAAAAATATGATGGTATCCACAGCACAAGAAAGATCTACCATACCACATTGCtacttatctatattaaatataatacaa ggTGATGTTGATCCTACACAAGTATACAAATCACTCCAAAGAATTAGAGAAAGAAAAactgtaaattttattaattgggGTCCATCCAGTATTCAAGTTGCTCTTTCAAAGAAATCACCCTATGTTCCCACTGCGCACCGTGTATCTGGTCTTATGTTAGCCAACCATACAAGCATAtctcaa ctttTCCAAAGAGTTCTGGATCAGTACGATAAACTGCGACACAGAGAAGCGTTTTTAGATCAATTTCGtaaacaaaatatgttcaaaGATGATCTATGTGAGATGGATGATTCTAGAGCTGTAGTTCAAAATCTTGTAGATGAGTATTTGGAAGCCACTAAGGACACATATCTTCAATGGCAACCT aaaaatgttgTCAATAATTAA
- the LOC132918905 gene encoding uncharacterized protein LOC132918905 gives MFFGLQFINHDEVEDAFVELIAVCPNEEIGHIFSDYVLNNYIQPGCPFNTKLWAMKSSENPRTTNAAESFHRTFNSQFYSSHPAIYIVIQTLIETQSESSLKIATIEQGKKKEMPIKQKEKIINIHNKYMWYVANKSSSNLLKYLEYVGLRYPAITNL, from the exons ATGTTTTTTGGTCTACAATTTATAAACCATGACGAAGTTGAAGATGCATTCGTAGAGTTAATCGCTGTTTGCCCAAATGAAGAAATTGGtcacattttttcagattatgttttaaataattacatacagcCTGGCTGTCCGTTCAATACGAAATTGTGGGCAATGAAATCTTCGGAAAATCCCAG GACTACCAATGCCGCTGAAAGCTTTCACAGAACATTTAACAGCCAATTTTACAGTTCTCATCCAgcaatatatattgttattcaaaCACTAATTGAAACACAATCAGAAAGTTCATTAAAAATAGCAACGATAGAACagggtaaaaaaaaagaaatgccaataaaacaaaaggaaaaaataattaatattcataataaatatatgtggtaTGTAGCAAATAAAAGttcaagtaatttattaaaatatttagagtatGTTGGATTACGCTATCCTgctataactaatttatag